The following proteins come from a genomic window of Carboxydothermus pertinax:
- a CDS encoding PepSY domain-containing protein — protein sequence MGRKISLIIFIWFFLNLFLFNNEISTIAGNLFQTPADKNKEMKELGIFLGNEVKIDNEELRNIDFRKLKNKVNEFLGEKDFKITLTNIEMEGNQRNIEVKVKLSDSTRYITLVPDLNYEVVRFTDENAISSNLSLPVIAHEIAKETAFNFVIKHFKPFNSYNMILDEDKYFNRGSLREYRFVWNAVDGEIKLPIFVAVAVDAISGKIISYTCGYTGEKFKKLTPRISTKKALEILEKKYPGNEIKDYNITLMIGIDHKSKVQENILKYSIEYKFNVPQDKCFYEKGKWIHHGGRIEINAESGEIITEGIY from the coding sequence TTGGGAAGAAAAATATCTTTAATTATTTTTATTTGGTTTTTTTTAAATTTATTTTTATTTAACAATGAAATAAGTACAATAGCAGGTAATTTGTTTCAAACTCCTGCAGATAAAAATAAGGAAATGAAGGAGCTGGGAATTTTTCTTGGTAACGAAGTGAAAATAGATAACGAGGAGTTAAGAAATATAGATTTTAGGAAATTGAAAAATAAGGTTAATGAATTTTTAGGAGAAAAAGATTTTAAAATTACCTTAACTAATATTGAAATGGAGGGAAACCAAAGAAATATTGAAGTTAAAGTAAAATTAAGTGACAGTACAAGGTATATAACGCTCGTTCCAGATCTCAATTATGAAGTAGTGAGATTTACTGATGAAAATGCCATAAGTTCTAATTTAAGCCTACCGGTAATAGCTCATGAAATAGCCAAAGAGACTGCCTTTAATTTTGTCATAAAGCATTTTAAGCCGTTTAATTCATATAACATGATTTTGGACGAAGACAAGTATTTTAATCGAGGGTCTCTGCGAGAATATAGATTTGTATGGAATGCGGTAGATGGCGAAATAAAACTACCCATATTTGTTGCCGTAGCGGTTGATGCCATAAGCGGTAAAATAATTAGTTACACCTGTGGTTATACTGGTGAAAAGTTTAAAAAGTTAACGCCGAGAATATCAACAAAAAAAGCGTTAGAAATACTTGAGAAAAAATACCCCGGTAACGAAATTAAAGATTACAACATTACATTAATGATTGGGATTGATCATAAGAGCAAAGTTCAGGAAAATATTTTAAAATATTCGATTGAATATAAATTTAACGTTCCCCAGGATAAATGCTTTTATGAAAAAGGCAAATGGATTCATCACGGTGGAAGGATAGAAATAAATGCGGAATCGGGGGAAATTATCACTGAAGGGATTTATTAA
- a CDS encoding SurA N-terminal domain-containing protein, whose protein sequence is MTLREFELFKRSYALDDRTVTPEEVLEELKRRTVLKEEAEKRKITVSDEEVEKAIQDYKEGMENLKKTNPAEYSEFLSYLKGLNMTEEQYWKSKEVFEIYRKALVTGTVRKAILKELSEKYNLTGNELQKKYRDYIEEEKAKLKVKILRPELIGIKNSTDS, encoded by the coding sequence GTGACGCTAAGAGAGTTTGAACTGTTTAAAAGAAGTTATGCTTTAGACGACAGAACTGTTACTCCGGAAGAGGTGCTGGAGGAATTAAAGAGACGAACGGTGTTGAAGGAAGAAGCCGAAAAACGAAAAATAACTGTTTCCGATGAAGAAGTAGAAAAGGCAATCCAGGATTATAAAGAAGGGATGGAAAACTTAAAAAAGACCAATCCGGCAGAGTATAGCGAGTTTCTAAGTTACCTTAAAGGGTTAAATATGACCGAAGAACAATACTGGAAAAGTAAAGAAGTTTTTGAAATTTACCGTAAGGCTCTTGTAACAGGGACGGTTCGGAAAGCGATTTTAAAAGAGTTGAGTGAAAAATATAACCTTACTGGAAATGAGCTTCAGAAAAAGTATCGGGATTATATCGAAGAAGAAAAGGCAAAACTTAAAGTTAAAATTTTAAGACCGGAACTTATCGGAATAAAAAACAGTACAGATTCCTAA
- a CDS encoding MBL fold metallo-hydrolase, with protein sequence MLKTSFFKQVMIIKMGRTLFGKLLYPVYSFYFDGVLIDTGCWHCRFEFSSFFNEITVDKVTLTHSHEDHIGNVWLAKQKNIPVYVDEKGIPFLQEPKKLNMELYRKITWGVPLKAEALALKNTVETRNFTLQVVKTPGHSPDHVCFYEPENSFLFTGDLFLGEHQRILMATEDFWKILDSLKTVIALKPKYLFCGLNGVVLKANEVLQNKVKYWEDLAYKVLNLKEKGLKVEEIDRLIFKKKSLISIVSGGSFSSLNLVRSIINNREQ encoded by the coding sequence GTGTTAAAAACAAGCTTTTTTAAACAAGTTATGATAATAAAAATGGGACGAACCCTATTTGGAAAATTACTATATCCAGTCTATTCCTTTTACTTTGATGGGGTGTTAATAGATACAGGTTGTTGGCACTGCCGTTTTGAATTTAGTTCTTTTTTTAATGAAATAACGGTAGATAAAGTTACTTTAACCCATTCCCATGAAGACCACATTGGCAATGTATGGTTAGCCAAACAAAAAAATATTCCTGTTTATGTTGACGAAAAGGGTATTCCCTTTTTGCAGGAGCCAAAAAAGTTAAATATGGAATTATACAGGAAAATTACCTGGGGTGTTCCGCTTAAAGCCGAGGCCTTGGCTTTAAAAAATACTGTTGAAACGCGAAATTTCACTTTGCAGGTGGTTAAAACCCCTGGTCACAGTCCTGACCATGTGTGTTTTTATGAACCAGAAAATAGTTTTTTATTTACCGGGGACTTATTTTTAGGAGAACACCAGCGGATACTAATGGCAACGGAAGATTTTTGGAAAATTTTAGATTCTTTAAAGACAGTAATTGCTCTAAAACCAAAATACCTTTTTTGCGGTTTAAACGGCGTAGTTTTAAAAGCAAACGAGGTACTCCAAAATAAGGTAAAATATTGGGAAGATTTGGCTTATAAAGTGTTGAATTTAAAGGAGAAGGGATTGAAAGTTGAAGAAATTGACCGGCTTATCTTTAAAAAGAAAAGTCTAATTTCTATTGTTTCCGGTGGTAGCTTTTCTTCATTGAATCTTGTACGTTCAATTATTAATAATCGGGAACAATAG
- a CDS encoding DUF47 domain-containing protein encodes MISLKPKKPIFFELFSQSAKYVVDGAEVLVRAVNSPYSAQENLQDLKAIESRGDEVTRNLLDKLDKSFSTPMDREDIMKIAANLDDILDFIYATYLKMVLYDAINPTQTALKMVEVIKKVAHQVYDAVKLLDNVPAHHEKLIELCMEINRLESVGDEIFQEGTSYLFKNVHDPIELIKWKEIYEHIEELLDLCEDLGDLIKGVVLKYA; translated from the coding sequence ATGATATCCTTAAAGCCAAAAAAACCAATTTTTTTCGAGCTTTTTAGTCAAAGTGCCAAATACGTGGTCGATGGCGCTGAGGTTTTAGTAAGGGCAGTTAATTCTCCATATTCTGCCCAGGAAAACTTACAGGACCTAAAAGCAATTGAAAGTAGAGGGGATGAAGTCACCCGAAATTTATTAGATAAGCTTGATAAAAGCTTTTCCACCCCGATGGACCGGGAAGATATTATGAAAATCGCAGCAAATCTAGACGATATTTTGGATTTTATTTATGCTACCTATTTAAAAATGGTCTTATACGACGCTATTAACCCCACCCAAACAGCTTTAAAAATGGTGGAAGTAATCAAAAAAGTTGCCCATCAAGTTTACGATGCAGTTAAGCTCTTGGACAACGTTCCAGCCCACCATGAAAAATTAATTGAACTTTGTATGGAAATAAACCGATTAGAAAGCGTTGGCGATGAAATTTTCCAGGAAGGTACTTCTTATTTATTTAAAAACGTTCATGACCCCATTGAATTAATTAAATGGAAAGAAATTTACGAACATATTGAAGAGCTCTTAGATTTATGTGAAGATTTGGGAGATTTAATTAAAGGGGTAGTTTTAAAATATGCTTAG
- a CDS encoding ammonia-forming cytochrome c nitrite reductase subunit c552, which yields MKKFYYLITGGLLLLILALVIVSPVVTTEAAVKKAPPKPTLSQIIAEVSKTFFKNSEMKKEPSKYGGSVPYSHLEESPYLKTLWEGYPFSKDYNEDRGHYYTLEDVKSTKRLSPATPMTCMTCKSSDVPAAMKKYGDAYYTLPMLVYQDEFKHSIGCSDCHDLKTFKLVVTRPAFIEAMKRRGIDVTKASQSQMRTYVCGQCHVEYFFDPQNGKKLTFPWDKGFDPENIYQYYEERAFSDWTNPSTFVKELKAQHPEFEMFQGSTHQKAGATCPDCHMPKKTVKSGNLTFTVASHQWTSPLKDMSACKKCHTKDAKFLMDRVFYIQDRVKAAIDRAGEANAETLNTIKSVAAGTYDPAILAEAQKLQRESQWYWDYVAAENSTGFHNPAKAFATLNKSIELAYQAKIKALEAKK from the coding sequence ATGAAGAAGTTTTATTATCTTATCACCGGCGGACTTTTACTTTTAATTTTAGCTTTGGTAATAGTAAGCCCGGTGGTTACTACCGAAGCTGCTGTAAAAAAAGCCCCGCCAAAACCTACCCTTTCGCAAATCATTGCGGAAGTTTCTAAAACTTTCTTTAAAAACAGTGAAATGAAAAAGGAGCCCAGTAAGTACGGCGGCTCAGTACCCTATTCCCACTTAGAAGAATCTCCGTACTTAAAAACCCTCTGGGAAGGCTATCCCTTCAGTAAAGACTACAACGAAGACCGGGGACACTATTATACTTTAGAAGATGTAAAATCGACCAAGCGACTGTCTCCCGCAACTCCGATGACCTGTATGACCTGTAAGTCTTCCGATGTGCCGGCCGCAATGAAAAAGTACGGCGATGCCTACTATACTTTACCAATGTTGGTTTATCAGGATGAATTTAAACACTCCATCGGCTGCAGCGATTGCCACGACTTAAAAACCTTCAAGTTAGTTGTTACACGGCCCGCGTTCATTGAAGCTATGAAGCGGCGAGGAATTGATGTAACCAAAGCGTCCCAGTCCCAGATGCGCACTTATGTCTGTGGTCAGTGCCACGTGGAATACTTCTTTGACCCGCAAAACGGCAAGAAGTTAACCTTCCCCTGGGATAAAGGATTTGATCCGGAAAACATCTACCAGTACTATGAAGAACGAGCCTTTAGCGACTGGACCAATCCCTCTACCTTTGTAAAAGAACTAAAAGCCCAGCATCCGGAATTTGAAATGTTCCAGGGAAGCACGCACCAGAAAGCTGGCGCTACTTGTCCTGACTGCCACATGCCCAAGAAAACTGTGAAAAGTGGCAATCTTACTTTTACGGTGGCCAGCCACCAGTGGACTTCTCCCTTAAAAGATATGTCCGCCTGTAAGAAATGCCATACGAAAGACGCTAAATTCTTAATGGATAGGGTATTTTATATTCAAGACCGGGTTAAAGCCGCTATAGACCGGGCTGGAGAGGCCAATGCTGAAACTCTAAATACTATTAAATCGGTAGCAGCAGGCACTTACGATCCAGCGATTTTAGCCGAAGCACAAAAGCTTCAACGGGAAAGCCAGTGGTACTGGGATTATGTAGCAGCAGAAAACTCCACCGGTTTCCACAACCCGGCTAAAGCCTTTGCGACTTTAAATAAATCCATTGAGCTTGCCTATCAGGCCAAAATAAAAGCTTTAGAAGCCAAAAAATAA
- a CDS encoding ABC transporter permease: protein MTPNKLFFQRLINDWKFQYSVWRLVINWMIALYILLPGFILGVRQYLLWWKVPPTWLSPVPLELFLLIFYIFAWSGSLRIFFEEGDQLFLLAQKKWLKQILKLSLIYSFFLFFVFTLFFLVLLVPFLKYYQVSLTFIIILFFLTFFLKIVVGLAKQLLTIKIYGWKQFILGRLALLLGSIIFLSIIKNLLASIFAIIILFIVSLILTAKRLNLLSNFLSDVEREKNLRFRLASFFLSFSVKDIKKPKNQRLRPWLFPRSNLLFKKRTPQNGLVELGIKAVLRDNQSLKEYFQVLLLCVLIVVTVPVNLKGLVLLALAFIWVNYVGLYWQEITKAPFLQMFAWKREDKALALQKFLFLMSLPGVLLLSLIVGYQTFAWIGTLLVIPISIVLVFYLCKFVTFYLLLKN from the coding sequence ATGACGCCAAATAAATTATTCTTTCAGCGGCTTATTAATGATTGGAAATTTCAGTACAGTGTCTGGCGGCTGGTTATTAACTGGATGATAGCTCTTTATATACTGCTCCCTGGTTTTATACTGGGAGTTCGCCAATATCTTCTGTGGTGGAAAGTTCCCCCAACCTGGTTAAGTCCTGTACCCTTAGAACTATTTTTGCTAATTTTCTATATCTTTGCTTGGTCTGGCTCGCTTCGGATATTTTTTGAAGAAGGGGACCAGCTCTTTTTATTAGCTCAAAAGAAATGGTTAAAGCAAATTTTGAAACTAAGTCTTATTTATTCCTTCTTTTTATTCTTCGTCTTTACCTTATTTTTCCTGGTTTTACTGGTTCCATTTCTTAAATATTACCAAGTTTCTTTGACATTCATTATTATTCTTTTTTTCCTTACTTTCTTTTTAAAAATAGTTGTAGGTTTGGCAAAACAGCTTCTAACCATAAAAATTTATGGTTGGAAACAATTTATTTTAGGAAGATTGGCACTTCTTTTAGGCAGCATAATTTTTTTAAGCATAATTAAAAATTTATTAGCCTCTATTTTTGCAATAATTATTTTGTTTATAGTTTCTCTAATTTTGACCGCAAAAAGGCTTAATCTTCTAAGTAATTTTCTATCGGATGTGGAACGAGAAAAAAACTTAAGATTTAGATTAGCCAGCTTCTTCTTAAGCTTCTCGGTTAAAGACATTAAGAAACCCAAAAATCAAAGGCTACGTCCCTGGCTTTTTCCTCGTTCAAATCTTTTATTCAAGAAACGTACTCCCCAAAATGGTTTAGTTGAGTTAGGTATTAAAGCTGTTTTAAGAGATAACCAGAGCTTAAAAGAATATTTTCAGGTTTTGTTACTTTGTGTGTTAATTGTCGTAACGGTTCCCGTTAATTTAAAGGGGCTAGTTTTGTTAGCCTTAGCTTTTATCTGGGTTAATTATGTTGGTTTATACTGGCAGGAAATAACAAAAGCTCCCTTTTTACAAATGTTCGCCTGGAAACGCGAGGATAAGGCTCTAGCTTTACAAAAATTTTTATTTTTAATGTCCTTACCGGGCGTTTTATTACTAAGTCTAATTGTAGGCTATCAAACCTTTGCCTGGATAGGTACTCTCTTAGTGATTCCAATATCCATTGTTCTAGTTTTTTACCTTTGTAAATTTGTAACCTTTTATCTTCTTTTAAAAAATTAA
- a CDS encoding ABC transporter ATP-binding protein, with protein MDVLQVKINRAGYISKKNAVSNIQFNLNKGELVGLIGPNGAGKSTTIKAITGLLPEFEGNIQFCGEKKNYVYIPEQPILYDNLTLWEHLELAAAAYEIKREVFLEKAENLLNTFSLKEVKHHFPSSFSKGMQQKVMLIVGFLIQPDVYIIDEPFVGLDPRATLEFLRFLKEEKTREAGILISTHQLDIAEKICDSVILIADGKIVAQGSIPEIQEKCHLPGASLFDCFNFILETIYYDAK; from the coding sequence GTGGATGTATTGCAAGTCAAGATAAACCGAGCCGGCTACATAAGTAAGAAAAACGCCGTAAGCAACATACAATTTAACCTTAATAAAGGTGAACTGGTTGGTTTAATTGGCCCTAACGGAGCGGGTAAAAGCACCACCATTAAAGCTATAACAGGGCTTTTGCCGGAATTTGAAGGAAACATTCAGTTTTGCGGAGAAAAGAAAAATTATGTTTATATACCGGAGCAACCAATTCTTTACGATAATTTAACTTTATGGGAACATTTAGAACTGGCAGCCGCCGCCTACGAAATAAAGCGCGAAGTCTTTCTCGAAAAGGCCGAAAACCTACTTAACACCTTTTCCCTAAAAGAAGTTAAACACCATTTTCCCTCTAGTTTTTCCAAAGGCATGCAACAAAAGGTCATGCTTATTGTAGGCTTTTTAATCCAGCCGGATGTTTATATTATTGATGAACCCTTTGTCGGGCTCGACCCCCGGGCAACCCTGGAGTTTTTGCGGTTTTTAAAGGAAGAAAAGACCCGGGAAGCCGGTATTCTCATCTCAACCCATCAATTGGATATCGCCGAGAAGATCTGTGATTCTGTTATCTTAATAGCTGATGGTAAAATTGTCGCTCAAGGAAGTATTCCAGAAATCCAGGAAAAATGCCATCTGCCAGGAGCCTCTCTTTTTGATTGTTTTAATTTTATTTTGGAGACGATATACTATGACGCCAAATAA
- a CDS encoding VOC family protein, producing the protein MKMDLKLSHVTIFVRDQEEALAWYTDKLGFVKKEDNTFGPGMRWLTVSPPNQEIEFVLYKPFGEGAEEQLKLVGKNGTWVLLTSDCRKTCEELQARGVEVISPPQEVPWGVSALFKDLYGNVYNLVERK; encoded by the coding sequence ATGAAAATGGATTTAAAACTATCTCATGTAACTATTTTTGTTCGCGACCAGGAAGAGGCTCTTGCCTGGTACACCGATAAACTGGGGTTTGTTAAAAAAGAAGATAATACTTTTGGACCGGGTATGCGCTGGCTTACAGTTTCACCACCAAATCAGGAGATTGAGTTTGTATTGTATAAGCCTTTTGGAGAAGGGGCAGAAGAACAATTAAAACTTGTTGGGAAAAATGGTACCTGGGTACTTTTGACTTCTGATTGCCGGAAAACTTGCGAAGAACTACAAGCCCGGGGAGTAGAAGTTATTTCTCCGCCGCAGGAAGTACCTTGGGGAGTATCGGCCCTGTTTAAAGATTTATACGGAAATGTTTACAACTTAGTAGAAAGAAAATAG
- a CDS encoding HAMP domain-containing histidine kinase, with amino-acid sequence MMGEIKLSQKLMLGMGIVIGFFSLLAFIWNVAETRYSYQNELLEKARVITSGLVATRRVIAESQNKINYDSRGHFEFKHLNPAAVGRQVAKYFNQNTGYRLKQTRLKYRNPENAPDPVEKEMLKILATNPGKLELYRNIERDGHRYFYYMKPLYIEEPCLSCHGEPVGVKDIAGYPKEGYKLGDFAGAISLVIPADNLQIEFERKLKGNFLLLLAFLGTIGLFSFTVIKNTIEEPLKEIVAMTGEVASGNFKTKVLETNSREIKELSENFHQMAQKLKELYQNLEEKVKERTFELAQANEELARANAFKSEIIAMVSHELKTPLTSILAFSEILLVDSENLLPWQKEYLEDIMDSGQELLKQIESLLTMAKIEAGKITITYSTINLKEFFEQCFKFYKNKAKTRLLNLEIHPNISGVLTTDEQKLKLILGNIIGNAIKFTPPGGKISVGLRKIFGRLYIYVKDTGPGIATEDLPNIFNKFWRKDQKVDGTGLGLTLAKDLCELLGYEIKVKSKLGRGSSFYLVIKEGFSDV; translated from the coding sequence ATGATGGGTGAAATTAAATTAAGCCAAAAGCTTATGCTGGGAATGGGGATTGTGATTGGCTTTTTTTCCCTTTTGGCCTTTATTTGGAACGTTGCGGAAACCCGATACAGTTACCAAAACGAGCTTTTGGAAAAAGCCCGGGTTATCACTTCCGGGTTGGTGGCAACGCGCCGGGTGATTGCTGAAAGTCAAAATAAAATAAATTACGACAGCCGGGGGCATTTTGAGTTTAAGCACTTAAATCCTGCAGCGGTTGGACGACAGGTGGCAAAGTATTTCAATCAAAATACTGGTTATCGCTTAAAGCAGACCCGCCTTAAATATCGCAATCCCGAGAATGCTCCGGACCCTGTAGAAAAAGAAATGTTAAAAATTCTAGCAACAAATCCTGGAAAATTAGAACTTTATCGCAACATTGAAAGGGATGGTCACCGTTATTTTTATTATATGAAGCCTTTATACATTGAAGAGCCATGCCTTTCTTGCCACGGTGAGCCCGTTGGGGTAAAGGATATTGCAGGCTATCCAAAAGAAGGGTACAAACTTGGTGATTTTGCAGGAGCTATTTCGCTGGTGATTCCTGCGGATAATTTGCAAATAGAGTTTGAGCGTAAACTAAAAGGGAATTTCTTATTGCTCCTTGCCTTTTTAGGAACTATCGGTCTTTTTAGCTTTACAGTGATAAAAAATACCATTGAAGAGCCGCTTAAAGAAATTGTGGCTATGACTGGCGAGGTGGCCTCAGGTAACTTTAAGACAAAAGTTTTAGAAACTAACAGCCGGGAGATTAAAGAACTTTCCGAAAACTTCCACCAAATGGCCCAAAAATTAAAAGAACTTTATCAAAATTTAGAGGAGAAAGTCAAAGAACGAACCTTTGAACTAGCTCAGGCTAACGAGGAGCTAGCTCGGGCCAATGCTTTTAAATCAGAAATAATTGCTATGGTCAGCCATGAGCTTAAAACTCCGCTTACCAGTATCTTAGCTTTTAGTGAGATTCTTCTTGTTGACAGTGAAAACTTACTTCCCTGGCAAAAAGAATATTTAGAAGATATAATGGATAGTGGGCAGGAACTTTTAAAACAAATTGAAAGCCTTTTAACCATGGCAAAAATTGAAGCTGGTAAAATCACCATTACGTATTCGACGATAAATTTAAAAGAATTTTTTGAGCAGTGTTTTAAATTTTATAAAAATAAAGCAAAAACACGCCTGTTAAATTTAGAAATACATCCCAATATTTCTGGCGTATTAACCACCGATGAACAAAAACTAAAGTTAATCCTGGGAAATATAATCGGTAACGCTATTAAATTTACTCCACCGGGGGGTAAGATTTCTGTAGGATTGCGGAAAATCTTTGGCCGCCTGTATATCTATGTAAAAGATACCGGTCCGGGAATTGCGACCGAAGACTTACCCAATATCTTTAATAAGTTTTGGCGCAAAGATCAAAAAGTTGACGGTACTGGTCTTGGGCTTACTTTGGCAAAAGACCTGTGTGAACTTTTAGGTTACGAAATTAAAGTAAAGTCTAAACTCGGCCGGGGAAGCAGTTTTTATCTTGTTATTAAGGAAGGGTTTAGCGATGTATAA
- a CDS encoding response regulator transcription factor, which yields MYKILVVEDDLKIQKALAHLLKAENYDFVQTYDGESAVEHFYRENFDLVILDLNLPKQDGFTVLQEIKSREDVPVIILTARGEEMDKITGFTLGVDDYLTKPFSPAELMLRIKAVLRRYRKGKGEGEILRYGEVVLNLKTREVLKNGKPVELTSKEYALFELFLKNSNRVFTKEEIIDRLWPDSYPEDPNIVSVLVRRLREKIEEDPGHPRIIKTVWGVGYKAIKPEKGE from the coding sequence ATGTATAAAATTTTGGTGGTAGAAGATGACCTGAAAATCCAAAAAGCTCTTGCCCATCTTTTAAAAGCGGAAAATTATGATTTTGTCCAGACTTATGACGGGGAGTCAGCGGTCGAACATTTTTACCGGGAGAATTTTGATCTTGTAATCTTGGATTTAAATCTACCAAAACAGGATGGTTTTACGGTTTTACAGGAAATAAAAAGCCGGGAAGATGTTCCGGTTATCATTCTTACGGCCCGGGGAGAGGAAATGGATAAGATTACCGGATTTACCCTGGGAGTGGATGATTATTTAACTAAACCCTTCAGTCCTGCTGAATTAATGCTCAGGATAAAAGCAGTCTTGCGGCGTTACCGTAAGGGCAAGGGTGAAGGAGAAATTTTAAGATACGGTGAGGTAGTATTAAATTTAAAAACCAGAGAAGTCTTAAAAAATGGTAAGCCGGTGGAATTGACTTCTAAAGAATACGCTTTATTTGAACTTTTTTTAAAAAATTCCAACCGAGTTTTTACCAAAGAGGAAATTATTGACCGCCTTTGGCCCGACAGCTATCCCGAAGATCCAAATATCGTTTCGGTATTGGTCCGAAGGCTTCGGGAAAAAATAGAAGAGGACCCAGGCCATCCCCGAATAATTAAAACCGTTTGGGGAGTGGGATATAAAGCAATTAAACCGGAGAAAGGAGAATGA
- a CDS encoding NapC/NirT family cytochrome c: MKKKLLLTLVIAGIILLSALGIGIHETSKPTFCNTCHSMKPYVAAWKTSAHAKTDCMACHRDPGLVGLVKVKLGGLKQVAIELSSKPEPEEIKGKADVPNRRCQSCHDLNKLPGPTAITFSHELHAGKKGIQCVTCHGDLVHGEPKTLKMQNCLDCHKEKSGPVSCESCHQTKATMKPQNHDSKWLAVHGEAAKKDLKSCTTCHTGELGVNKYCNTCHNGLPMPHPQGWLQNHKVSDVKVCNTCHEKPVEGGKAQTCISCHQVKLPHPATWKKDHGKFTLQNKNVNCYSCHTKTECSSCHKVDMPHPYAWNKTHGATALAKGSSTCYTCHSKSSCNSCHTSKSPHNSTFLTVHSKKYRENPAKCNTCHTNKTNCNTCHQKLGHGSSWIVRHGQVAQSQTSCTPCHRQPDYCSTCHPKTGHDERWIQNHGITAKLRPESCKPCHDFKSFCQKCHA, from the coding sequence TTGAAGAAAAAATTACTGTTAACCCTGGTAATAGCAGGTATTATTTTGCTATCGGCGCTAGGAATTGGGATTCACGAGACCAGCAAGCCTACCTTTTGTAATACGTGCCATTCTATGAAGCCTTACGTAGCTGCCTGGAAAACTTCAGCTCATGCCAAGACCGACTGTATGGCTTGCCATCGGGACCCGGGGCTTGTAGGACTTGTAAAAGTTAAACTTGGTGGTCTCAAACAAGTGGCGATAGAGCTTAGCAGTAAGCCTGAACCGGAAGAAATTAAAGGCAAGGCAGATGTACCTAACCGTCGTTGTCAATCCTGCCATGATTTAAATAAACTTCCCGGGCCTACGGCCATAACCTTTAGCCACGAACTCCATGCCGGTAAAAAAGGGATACAATGCGTAACCTGTCATGGAGATTTGGTTCATGGAGAGCCAAAAACCTTAAAAATGCAGAACTGCCTTGACTGCCACAAAGAAAAGAGCGGGCCGGTAAGTTGTGAGAGCTGTCACCAAACTAAGGCGACCATGAAACCGCAAAATCATGACAGTAAGTGGTTAGCAGTTCACGGTGAGGCTGCCAAAAAAGATCTAAAATCCTGTACCACCTGCCACACCGGGGAATTGGGGGTAAATAAATACTGTAACACCTGCCATAATGGGTTGCCAATGCCTCACCCGCAAGGGTGGCTGCAAAATCACAAGGTTTCCGATGTAAAAGTATGCAACACCTGCCATGAAAAGCCCGTAGAAGGCGGAAAGGCCCAAACCTGTATTAGCTGTCACCAAGTTAAACTACCACACCCTGCTACTTGGAAAAAAGACCATGGAAAGTTTACTTTGCAAAATAAAAACGTCAATTGCTATTCTTGCCATACAAAAACCGAATGCAGTAGTTGCCACAAGGTAGACATGCCTCACCCATACGCCTGGAATAAGACTCATGGAGCTACGGCTTTAGCAAAGGGAAGCAGTACCTGCTATACCTGCCATAGTAAAAGTAGCTGTAACAGTTGCCATACGAGTAAATCGCCGCATAATAGCACCTTTTTAACCGTTCACAGCAAGAAATATAGGGAAAATCCGGCAAAATGCAATACCTGTCATACTAATAAAACTAACTGCAATACCTGCCACCAGAAGCTTGGCCACGGGAGTAGCTGGATAGTACGTCATGGGCAAGTAGCGCAATCCCAAACCTCATGTACTCCCTGTCACCGACAGCCGGATTATTGCAGTACCTGCCATCCTAAAACCGGTCACGATGAACGCTGGATACAAAACCATGGTATTACAGCAAAACTTCGTCCTGAGAGCTGTAAACCCTGTCATGATTTCAAAAGTTTTTGCCAAAAATGTCATGCTTAA